In Cryptomeria japonica chromosome 10, Sugi_1.0, whole genome shotgun sequence, a genomic segment contains:
- the LOC131076904 gene encoding peptidyl-prolyl cis-trans isomerase CYP23: MYAQLNRTYSVMAIWCVILCLLCGLSFTCARDAQLGTARVVFQTTYGDIEFGFYHDVAPKTVEHIYKLVRLGCYNSNHFFRVDKGFVAQVADVVSGREVPLNAEQQKEGEKTIVGEFSDVKHVRGILSMGRYSDPDSASSSFSILLGDAPHLDGQYAVFGKVTKGDDTLKRLEELPTRREGIFVMPLERIRILSTYYYDTNDEQNMTCEHEKSILKRKLVESSYEIERQRRKCLP; the protein is encoded by the exons ATGTACGCCCAATTGAACCGCACATATTCTGTCATGGCGATCTGGTGTGTGATTCTCTGCTTGCTCTGTGGTTTGTCTTTCACTTGTGCTCGCGATGCCCAACTTGGCACAGCTCGTGTGGTTTTCCAG ACTACATATGGTGACATTGAGTTTGGTTTTTACCATGACGTTGCCCCTAAAACTGTCGAACACATTTATAAGCTTGTGCGGCTTGGATGCTATAATTCCAATCACTTTTTTCGG GTCGATAAGGGATTTGTTGCTCAAGTGGCTGATGTTGTAAGTGGTAGAGAGGTTCCTTTAAATGCAGAACAacagaaggaaggagagaaaactATTGTTGGTGAATTTAGTGATGTGAAACATGTCCGGGGTATTCTTTCAATGGGAAG GTATAGTGACCCAGATAGTGCATCATCATCATTCTCTATTCTTCTAGGGGATGCACCTCATCTTGATGGCCAG TATGCAGTTTTTGGAAAAGTGACCAAAGGAGATGATACTCTAAAAAGATTAGAGGAGCTCCCTACTCGTCGGGAAGGAATTTTTGTGATG CCATTGGAGCGGATCAGGATTCTTTCAACGTACTACTATG ATACCAATGACGAACAAAACATGACTTGTGAGCATGAAAAGTCCATTTTGAAGAGGAAATTAGTGGAGTCTtcatatgaaattgaaagacaa CGAAGGAAATGCCTTCCGTGA